In a genomic window of Alphaproteobacteria bacterium:
- a CDS encoding GAF domain-containing protein — protein sequence MNEMARQQVQARKTGAKTNARQASFLLDVSNRLAASHDLLEALATLVDITTKSIGTERGAIFMNEEASGELYSLVAEGKFTREIRIMNSSGIAGHVFTTGKGVMIHDAYQDSHFNKSVDQMTGFITKSILCVPLRNLKGECIGVAQLLNKFSGDFTQADMDLLEATVEQAAIALESLHTVEGLERKRKQELEFLSVVSDISSELKLGPLLSKIIATITRMLDAERSTLFINDEKTNELFTMVGEGLGATQIRLPNHLGIAGAVFTTRETINIPYAYADLRFNPAFDRKTGFFTRSILCVPVLNKDGKGIGVTQVLNKRGGAFSPEDEARLKAFVSQISIGLENAKLFDDVQNIKNYNESILESMTSGVLTLNEDGKIVTCNASGLRILKVEAAQILGRPAADFFQAPNDWIFDKIKQCEEERAGDAMIDAELEIEGERISANLTFEPLSDASGKKLGSMLMIEDISSEKRMKSTMARYMDPTLADKLLAGGEAVMGGQSSIATVLFSDIRGFTTLTEELGPQGTVALLNEYFTIMVDCITNEGGMLDKFIGDAIMAIFGTPLPHDDDEDRAMRAALDMLRGLAKYNERRASEGKRPVDIGIGLNTDNIVSGNIGSPKRMDYTVIGDGVNLASRLESATKQYGAKLLISEFTKARLKGTYRMREVDKVIVKGKTQPVAVFEVVDFHTDATFPNMMDVLSTFGFGVQSYRHGQFDEAEKAFRESLRLHPNDFCAKMYIERCEYLKANPPPDWDGVWRLKSK from the coding sequence ATGAACGAGATGGCAAGGCAACAGGTTCAGGCAAGAAAGACGGGGGCCAAGACCAACGCCCGCCAAGCCAGCTTTTTGCTTGACGTCTCGAACCGTTTGGCCGCCTCGCACGATCTGCTTGAGGCGCTGGCCACGCTGGTCGACATCACCACAAAATCGATCGGCACCGAGCGCGGCGCCATCTTCATGAACGAGGAGGCGTCGGGCGAATTGTATTCGCTGGTCGCCGAGGGCAAGTTCACCCGCGAAATCCGCATCATGAATTCAAGCGGCATCGCGGGCCACGTCTTCACCACCGGCAAAGGCGTCATGATCCACGACGCCTATCAGGATTCGCATTTCAACAAGTCGGTCGATCAGATGACCGGCTTCATCACAAAATCCATCTTGTGCGTGCCGCTGCGCAACCTGAAGGGCGAATGCATCGGCGTCGCCCAGCTTCTCAACAAGTTTTCGGGCGACTTCACCCAGGCCGACATGGACCTGTTGGAAGCCACGGTCGAGCAGGCGGCGATCGCCCTGGAAAGCCTGCACACCGTCGAGGGCCTTGAGCGCAAGCGCAAGCAGGAGCTTGAGTTCTTAAGCGTCGTCTCGGACATTTCGTCGGAATTGAAGCTGGGGCCGTTGCTTTCGAAGATCATCGCCACCATCACCCGCATGCTGGACGCTGAACGCTCGACCCTGTTCATCAATGACGAAAAGACCAACGAGCTGTTCACCATGGTGGGCGAGGGGCTGGGCGCCACGCAGATCAGGCTGCCCAACCATCTAGGCATCGCGGGCGCCGTCTTCACGACGCGCGAGACCATCAACATTCCCTACGCCTACGCCGATTTGCGCTTCAACCCCGCCTTCGACCGCAAGACCGGCTTTTTCACGCGCTCGATCTTGTGCGTGCCGGTTCTGAACAAGGACGGCAAGGGCATCGGCGTCACTCAGGTTTTGAACAAGCGGGGCGGCGCCTTCTCGCCCGAGGATGAGGCGAGGCTGAAGGCCTTCGTTTCGCAAATATCCATCGGCCTTGAAAACGCCAAACTGTTCGACGACGTCCAGAACATCAAGAACTACAATGAATCGATCCTGGAATCGATGACCAGCGGCGTGCTGACCTTGAACGAGGACGGCAAGATCGTCACCTGCAACGCTTCGGGCTTGCGCATCTTGAAAGTGGAAGCTGCGCAAATTCTGGGCCGCCCGGCCGCAGATTTCTTCCAAGCCCCCAATGACTGGATTTTCGACAAGATCAAGCAGTGCGAAGAAGAGCGCGCGGGCGACGCCATGATCGACGCCGAGTTGGAGATCGAGGGCGAGCGCATTTCCGCCAACCTGACCTTCGAGCCATTGTCGGACGCCAGCGGCAAGAAGCTGGGCAGCATGCTGATGATCGAGGACATCAGTTCAGAAAAGCGCATGAAATCGACCATGGCCCGCTATATGGACCCCACGCTGGCCGACAAGCTGCTGGCCGGCGGCGAGGCGGTGATGGGCGGCCAATCCAGCATCGCCACCGTCTTGTTCTCGGACATTCGCGGCTTTACGACCCTGACCGAGGAACTGGGGCCGCAAGGCACGGTGGCTTTGCTGAACGAATATTTCACCATCATGGTCGATTGCATCACCAATGAAGGCGGCATGCTCGACAAGTTCATTGGCGACGCCATCATGGCCATCTTCGGCACGCCATTGCCACACGACGATGACGAGGACCGCGCCATGCGCGCCGCCCTCGACATGCTGCGAGGCCTGGCCAAATACAATGAGCGGCGCGCCTCTGAGGGCAAGCGCCCGGTCGACATCGGCATCGGCCTTAATACCGACAATATCGTGTCGGGCAATATCGGCAGTCCCAAACGCATGGATTACACCGTCATCGGCGACGGCGTGAACCTGGCTTCGCGCTTGGAATCGGCCACCAAGCAGTATGGCGCCAAGCTGTTGATCAGCGAATTCACCAAGGCCCGCCTGAAGGGCACTTATCGCATGCGCGAGGTGGACAAGGTGATCGTCAAGGGCAAGACGCAGCCGGTGGCGGTGTTCGAGGTGGTCGACTTCCACACCGACGCCACCTTCCCCAACATGATGGACGTGCTCAGCACCTTCGGCTTTGGCGTGCAGTCATACCGCCACGGCCAGTTCGACGAAGCTGAAAAGGCCTTCCGCGAATCGCTTCGCCTGCACCCCAACGATTTCTGCGCGAAGATGTATATCGAACGCTGCGAATATCTGAAGGCCAACCCGCCGCCGGATTGGGACGGCGTCTGGCGTCTGAAATCTAAGTAG
- a CDS encoding PilZ domain-containing protein codes for MTGESASDRRRFTRHDVSIPVRIKDGGRGIEAETVNISGCGLALKLESSLLAGSKVKVEIGELGEFAADIVAVGDTGRLRLDISETEQAQLADEIVRKLAHLMPV; via the coding sequence ATGACAGGAGAAAGCGCTTCAGATCGCCGCAGATTTACCCGCCATGACGTATCCATCCCGGTTCGCATCAAGGATGGCGGGCGTGGCATTGAGGCCGAAACGGTCAACATTTCGGGTTGCGGTCTGGCGCTGAAGTTAGAGTCGTCCTTGCTGGCGGGCAGCAAGGTCAAGGTGGAAATCGGCGAGCTTGGCGAATTTGCCGCCGACATCGTGGCGGTCGGCGATACTGGTCGCCTGCGGCTTGACATTTCCGAGACCGAGCAGGCCCAACTAGCCGACGAGATCGTGCGCAAGCTGGCGCATCTGATGCCGGTTTAG
- a CDS encoding phosphatase PAP2 family protein, whose translation MIPLKIALHEIRRLTAAWPLTASFLYVLVFCAFSYVAIDKPLALALKEGVSPETLSFFKTITVLGDATGYLVVAAVALLILRTMAHSSVRNIDFQRYRSWGRAALYALLVMVTSGLLVNLLKYLIGRIRPRHLFEQGMYGFEPFNTQWGMNSFPSGHSQAIFAAMMALYFIYPRYDAAYLVLAFLIALSRVMITVHYLSDTVMGAWIAIAAAVLLRRYFTLKGYDIQIRLERDKRLI comes from the coding sequence ATGATCCCCTTGAAGATCGCCCTGCACGAGATCAGACGCTTGACGGCGGCTTGGCCGCTGACCGCGTCATTCTTGTATGTGCTGGTTTTTTGCGCCTTTTCCTACGTCGCCATCGACAAGCCGCTGGCGCTGGCGCTGAAAGAGGGCGTCTCGCCGGAGACTTTGTCCTTCTTTAAAACCATTACCGTGCTGGGCGACGCCACCGGCTATCTGGTGGTGGCCGCCGTCGCCCTTCTGATCTTGCGCACCATGGCCCATTCGTCGGTGCGCAACATCGATTTTCAGCGCTATCGCTCCTGGGGGCGCGCCGCCCTTTACGCCCTTCTGGTCATGGTGACGTCGGGCCTGTTGGTCAATCTGCTGAAATATCTGATCGGGCGCATCCGGCCCCGTCATTTGTTCGAGCAAGGAATGTACGGATTCGAACCCTTCAACACCCAATGGGGCATGAATTCCTTTCCGTCCGGCCATTCGCAGGCCATTTTCGCCGCCATGATGGCGCTGTATTTCATCTATCCTCGCTATGACGCCGCCTATCTGGTGCTGGCTTTCCTGATAGCGCTCAGCCGCGTCATGATCACGGTGCATTACCTGTCCGATACGGTGATGGGGGCCTGGATCGCGATTGCCGCCGCCGTGCTGCTGCGGCGCTATTTCACCCTGAAGGGGTACGACATTCAGATCAGGCTGGAACGAGACAAGCGGCTTATATAG